A portion of the Bacillus thuringiensis genome contains these proteins:
- a CDS encoding alpha/beta fold hydrolase — MFITVEKDVHIFVQDVNPGPGSKTVFFVHGWPLNHQMYQYQLNVLPEHGFRCIAMDIRGNGQSDKPWTGYTYDRLADDIAIVLEALQVENATLVGFSVGGALSIRYMSRYNGHRISKLALIDAVSPSFVKNQESPYGVPKEQADALINQMYANLPKFLNDVSLSFFNRNLGAATLEWFSYLGMQSASYALIKILQAAANEDVTKDLNKINVPTKIFHGVHDQLIPYKSAELTQQRIKNSQLHALTNSGHGSPIDQADDLNKELIKFLQA, encoded by the coding sequence ATGTTTATTACTGTCGAGAAAGATGTGCATATTTTTGTGCAAGACGTTAATCCTGGTCCAGGTAGTAAGACTGTTTTCTTCGTTCACGGATGGCCTTTAAATCATCAAATGTATCAATATCAACTCAATGTTTTACCCGAGCATGGCTTTCGCTGTATCGCCATGGATATACGAGGGAATGGGCAATCTGATAAACCATGGACTGGTTACACGTATGATCGATTAGCCGATGATATCGCAATTGTTCTAGAAGCACTCCAAGTAGAGAACGCTACGTTAGTCGGTTTCTCAGTTGGTGGTGCTCTTTCTATTCGCTATATGTCTCGCTATAACGGGCACCGTATTTCTAAGCTCGCATTAATTGACGCTGTCTCCCCCTCTTTCGTTAAAAATCAAGAGTCCCCTTACGGTGTACCGAAAGAACAAGCAGATGCTCTTATTAATCAAATGTATGCTAATTTACCAAAATTTTTAAATGATGTATCTTTATCCTTTTTTAATAGAAACTTAGGAGCCGCAACCCTTGAATGGTTTTCTTATCTCGGTATGCAGTCCGCTTCTTATGCCCTTATCAAAATTTTACAAGCAGCTGCAAATGAAGATGTAACGAAAGATTTAAATAAAATTAACGTCCCAACGAAAATCTTCCACGGCGTTCACGACCAACTAATTCCTTACAAAAGTGCTGAGCTTACGCAACAACGAATTAAAAATTCTCAGTTACATGCTCTTACAAATAGTGGCCATGGTTCACCAATCGATCAAGCGGATGACTTAAATAAAGAACTGATAAAATTTTTACAGGCATAA
- a CDS encoding ATP-binding protein — protein sequence MNKGYIFKNEEIKALKAFLSLFFIIFFVYDLAYEFIVPLIGGEQEGVGEFEDGLGLWLYFLMVVLFCIGIYFMKWKNVFAVKYIILIGYNVLDCIHNIMIYYGSDAEFDGGNIVEGFFILFAPIFVNKRYFWLVPAILVGKYALTGIIIQSSLVLIPMALYSVFTIICWIIFLRVQSYVRTLEMMDKEIKQTEKLAAVGKMATVIGYKIRRPLANLKKLVNKQADKHPEDKIYSDIMKQEVDRIHIIATELSGFENSKSLESETHNIEEIISYVIRVMEKPALKQGVNIQGIYSKDLPSITCDEKRLKQVFFNLIKNAIEAMSVGGTITIKVTVKDGIIIQVKDEGCGIPKDKIPKLNEAFYTTKETGTGLGLVVTEKIIKDHNGKMSFESEVGVGTTVEVMLPLH from the coding sequence ATGAATAAAGGCTATATATTTAAAAATGAAGAAATAAAGGCGCTGAAAGCATTTTTAAGTTTATTTTTCATTATATTTTTTGTATATGATCTTGCCTATGAATTTATCGTACCATTAATCGGTGGAGAGCAAGAAGGCGTAGGAGAGTTTGAAGATGGCTTAGGTTTATGGCTTTACTTTTTGATGGTGGTATTGTTTTGTATTGGAATATACTTTATGAAATGGAAGAATGTTTTTGCGGTAAAGTATATTATTCTAATTGGCTATAATGTATTAGATTGTATCCATAACATTATGATTTATTATGGTAGCGATGCAGAATTTGACGGTGGAAATATAGTAGAAGGATTTTTTATTTTGTTCGCACCAATCTTTGTGAATAAAAGATATTTCTGGTTAGTTCCAGCGATACTTGTCGGAAAGTATGCTCTTACAGGAATCATTATTCAATCTTCTCTCGTTTTAATTCCAATGGCATTATATAGCGTATTTACTATCATATGTTGGATTATATTTTTGAGGGTTCAGTCTTACGTTCGTACGCTTGAGATGATGGATAAAGAAATAAAACAGACAGAAAAACTAGCAGCTGTTGGAAAGATGGCAACGGTTATTGGTTATAAGATTAGAAGACCTTTAGCAAACTTAAAAAAACTTGTGAATAAACAAGCAGACAAGCATCCAGAGGATAAAATTTATAGTGATATTATGAAACAAGAAGTAGATCGGATTCATATAATTGCTACAGAACTTAGTGGATTTGAGAACTCTAAATCACTAGAATCAGAAACTCATAACATAGAAGAAATTATCTCTTATGTTATTCGAGTTATGGAAAAGCCTGCGTTAAAACAAGGAGTCAACATACAAGGTATTTACAGTAAAGACTTACCATCAATTACATGTGATGAAAAACGATTAAAACAGGTCTTTTTTAATTTAATTAAAAATGCAATTGAAGCAATGTCAGTTGGCGGAACAATTACGATTAAAGTTACTGTAAAAGATGGAATCATCATTCAAGTGAAAGATGAGGGATGCGGCATTCCGAAAGATAAAATTCCAAAGTTAAATGAAGCCTTTTATACAACGAAAGAAACAGGAACTGGTCTAGGTTTAGTAGTTACAGAAAAAATTATTAAAGACCACAACGGTAAAATGAGTTTTGAAAGTGAAGTTGGGGTTGGAACGACGGTTGAGGTTATGTTACCACTGCATTAA
- a CDS encoding ATP-binding protein, which yields MKESFLSYKEEERNAKILLWVLYVIVIVYQIFYAIVLDDKSIMDKGYNIVWQVICGVAILCVNIYLMKKEKANLVKYAWIFAYIGIEIANIFSYVFYNKAAFDATNIIEIILIFFVPIFLNKKFYVILLSSIVGKYLIYLFVLEEVKAFMYLIMYTLMLIAAYIILNRFLQYLSAVKESIAIASESQKLAVIGKMAATVGHEIKNPLASLKGFTQLQREKHEEDPIYKRMIFEIENMNNMISELMEVATCKPSIYKKHDVGKIVLQVITSLREKMNELNVQFISNVEEKTIEIECDERRIRGVFLYTIKNALEAMEQGGILHVRLENKGKEYVMISVIDNGHGIKQENLIRVTEAFYTTKQDKIGLGLTVANRIVAEHLGELHISSERDTGTRIDIILPRKCGNTEIQVEEKLGVTI from the coding sequence GTGAAAGAAAGTTTTCTATCATATAAAGAAGAAGAAAGGAATGCAAAAATCCTTTTATGGGTGTTATATGTCATTGTTATTGTATATCAAATTTTCTATGCAATCGTATTAGACGATAAATCAATAATGGATAAGGGGTACAACATAGTATGGCAAGTTATTTGCGGAGTAGCAATACTGTGCGTGAATATATATTTAATGAAAAAAGAGAAGGCCAACCTTGTTAAATATGCATGGATATTTGCATACATAGGGATAGAAATCGCTAATATATTTTCGTATGTTTTTTATAATAAGGCGGCGTTTGATGCGACAAATATAATAGAAATTATTCTCATTTTCTTTGTACCCATATTTTTAAATAAAAAATTTTATGTGATTTTACTTTCTTCTATTGTAGGAAAATATTTGATTTATTTATTTGTATTAGAGGAAGTAAAAGCATTTATGTACCTTATTATGTATACACTTATGTTAATAGCGGCATATATCATTTTAAACCGATTTTTACAATATCTTTCAGCTGTAAAGGAAAGTATTGCGATTGCTAGTGAATCGCAAAAATTAGCGGTAATTGGGAAAATGGCAGCGACGGTTGGACATGAAATTAAAAATCCACTCGCTTCATTAAAAGGATTTACACAATTACAACGAGAGAAGCATGAAGAGGATCCTATTTATAAACGTATGATTTTTGAAATAGAAAATATGAATAATATGATAAGTGAGTTGATGGAAGTTGCTACATGCAAACCTTCTATTTATAAGAAACATGATGTGGGGAAAATTGTATTACAAGTAATAACAAGTCTTCGCGAAAAAATGAATGAATTAAACGTACAGTTTATTTCTAATGTGGAAGAAAAAACAATAGAAATTGAATGTGATGAACGAAGAATAAGAGGAGTCTTTTTATATACGATAAAAAATGCTTTAGAGGCAATGGAACAAGGTGGCATATTACATGTAAGATTAGAAAATAAAGGGAAAGAGTATGTAATGATCAGCGTGATTGATAATGGTCATGGTATTAAGCAAGAAAACTTAATTCGTGTTACAGAGGCCTTTTATACAACGAAACAAGATAAAATTGGTCTGGGACTTACGGTAGCGAATCGAATTGTCGCCGAGCACCTTGGTGAGCTGCATATTTCAAGTGAAAGAGATACTGGAACGAGAATAGACATCATTCTCCCAAGGAAGTGTGGAAATACTGAAATCCAAGTGGAAGAAAAGCTAGGAGTTACCATATGA
- a CDS encoding WxL domain-containing protein, with amino-acid sequence MQNQIGKFGRILLAGGILFTQVGVLDYSATKVYAVTNDEQGRFIVHMDKQEIKVDENVVLKITNTNKQDANIELKLSNEQLFNEAETKKMNENNKAIQSISVTEDHIVKIEKNEQSNFIGDVYVVIQMKKAGEYKFEPIVKFEGNEKKIESPSLHVVEKKEALNIAISDENPKASEEVVKKEISEKVKVSEENKKQEINATNAEVPKETKTLAKEKVNEELVPKENELKESNRINENNQELPAIQAEKVLKSQSLLAASPVTSILKYPNVKVINNRTGEGPSISGKYAFRFVWSPQVTYEVKGSSNDRTGQSQYTFRNSNREQYVLVKKAGEYQGKWIDVRINIHSMTASSVDVKTPITKGDAKNFLQLYGNGRSGQTYNASFEFYEHGTSKKVPLTAMWNFKRINSYKNVTLRNDGSHLTNLYVYDTSSIRYQDKGNNKIEFSGTAGPVATPEADMTITFDNLTELPLEVRLNASGVNVSYDQLAIAQIEIPAPSVIGDIVEDNSRQLSYKVYQNMPAQSKEIHYAKSFVLESEVNKDFTVNDVSIQDVESGDDVSSFFDISRTNNKVTAVAKVNALKTEEFNGKIYEMTITGSPVKGADVMKYYKGGYLEIPVSAKNYLDGDKNGQDSNRDGIAKIRYKGIPTGKPVLQKVVQGTDLTKMDISKFVTDLSVDTNLDVDKPISVVKLINIPDTKTIGNHTVTVVIETKQGVQAEIQVPVTVVDGTLKLVDVPKEITFGDLTIPSKTTTYAPKAISNPLKVTDDRVKKQKWSVYVKEITPLTSAQNDTLTGALIYKRNGKDTPLSTSSIEAFSYTSKNDEEVSLNWKENEGIHLQVKPGPNVKVNTKYAGQLEWTLTDAPL; translated from the coding sequence TTGCAAAATCAAATAGGTAAATTTGGGCGTATACTTCTCGCTGGAGGAATATTATTTACCCAAGTTGGTGTGCTAGATTACTCTGCAACGAAAGTTTATGCGGTTACAAACGACGAGCAAGGACGTTTTATCGTTCATATGGATAAACAAGAAATAAAAGTTGATGAAAATGTAGTATTAAAGATTACAAATACAAATAAACAAGATGCTAATATCGAGCTGAAATTATCTAATGAGCAGCTGTTCAATGAAGCAGAAACGAAAAAAATGAACGAAAACAATAAAGCGATTCAAAGCATTTCAGTAACAGAAGATCACATTGTAAAAATTGAAAAGAATGAGCAAAGTAATTTTATCGGTGACGTATATGTAGTCATTCAAATGAAAAAAGCTGGAGAGTACAAATTTGAACCGATAGTGAAGTTTGAAGGAAATGAAAAGAAAATTGAATCTCCTTCTCTACATGTTGTAGAGAAAAAAGAGGCTTTAAATATAGCTATTTCTGATGAAAATCCAAAGGCTTCAGAGGAAGTTGTGAAAAAAGAAATCAGTGAAAAAGTGAAAGTATCGGAAGAAAATAAAAAACAAGAAATAAATGCTACTAATGCTGAAGTTCCAAAAGAAACGAAGACTTTAGCGAAAGAAAAGGTTAATGAGGAACTCGTACCAAAGGAAAATGAATTAAAAGAGAGCAATAGGATAAACGAAAATAATCAGGAATTACCTGCTATTCAAGCTGAGAAGGTATTAAAGAGCCAATCTCTACTAGCTGCTAGTCCTGTTACAAGTATTCTTAAATATCCAAATGTAAAGGTAATAAATAATAGAACAGGTGAAGGGCCTTCTATCTCGGGTAAATATGCTTTTAGATTTGTTTGGAGCCCACAAGTAACATATGAGGTAAAGGGTAGTAGCAATGACAGAACTGGTCAAAGTCAATATACATTTAGAAATTCAAATAGAGAACAGTACGTATTAGTAAAAAAAGCTGGTGAATATCAAGGGAAATGGATTGATGTCCGTATTAATATTCACTCTATGACAGCTTCATCTGTAGATGTTAAAACACCAATAACTAAAGGTGATGCAAAAAACTTTTTACAATTATATGGGAACGGAAGGTCAGGACAAACTTATAATGCTTCCTTTGAATTTTATGAACACGGAACAAGTAAAAAAGTACCATTAACGGCAATGTGGAATTTCAAAAGGATAAATAGTTATAAAAATGTAACGTTACGTAATGATGGTAGTCATTTAACGAATTTATACGTGTATGATACGAGTTCAATTAGGTATCAAGACAAAGGGAATAATAAAATCGAGTTTTCTGGAACAGCAGGTCCAGTAGCTACTCCAGAAGCAGATATGACAATTACATTTGATAATTTAACAGAATTACCGCTAGAAGTTAGATTAAATGCTTCAGGTGTTAATGTATCATACGACCAATTAGCGATTGCACAAATTGAAATTCCAGCTCCAAGTGTAATAGGAGATATTGTGGAAGATAATTCCCGTCAACTTTCTTATAAGGTATATCAAAATATGCCTGCTCAATCGAAAGAGATTCACTATGCGAAATCTTTTGTATTAGAAAGTGAAGTGAATAAGGATTTTACTGTGAATGATGTTTCCATTCAAGATGTGGAGAGTGGAGATGATGTAAGTAGTTTCTTTGATATTAGCAGGACAAACAATAAAGTCACTGCGGTTGCGAAAGTAAATGCGCTAAAAACAGAAGAATTCAACGGGAAAATTTATGAAATGACAATTACAGGTTCTCCTGTAAAAGGTGCTGATGTAATGAAATATTACAAAGGTGGTTATCTTGAAATACCGGTGTCAGCTAAAAATTATTTAGATGGCGATAAGAATGGACAAGATAGTAATCGAGATGGAATCGCAAAAATAAGGTATAAAGGTATTCCAACTGGGAAACCAGTCCTACAAAAAGTAGTGCAAGGAACAGATTTAACAAAAATGGATATTTCTAAATTTGTGACAGATTTATCTGTAGATACGAATTTGGATGTAGATAAACCAATATCAGTAGTGAAGTTAATCAATATTCCAGATACCAAAACAATAGGGAATCATACTGTAACGGTTGTAATTGAAACGAAGCAAGGTGTACAAGCGGAGATTCAAGTGCCGGTTACTGTCGTTGATGGGACTTTAAAGTTAGTAGACGTACCAAAAGAAATTACATTTGGAGATTTAACAATTCCATCGAAAACAACGACATACGCACCGAAGGCGATTTCAAATCCTTTAAAGGTAACCGATGATCGTGTTAAAAAGCAAAAATGGAGTGTATATGTAAAGGAAATTACACCATTAACTTCAGCGCAAAATGACACATTGACAGGAGCATTGATTTACAAACGAAATGGAAAGGATACACCTTTAAGTACTTCTAGTATAGAAGCATTCTCGTATACTTCTAAAAACGACGAGGAGGTTTCACTAAATTGGAAGGAAAACGAAGGAATTCATTTACAAGTAAAACCAGGGCCGAATGTCAAAGTAAATACTAAATATGCTGGACAGCTAGAATGGACATTAACCGATGCTCCTCTCTAA
- a CDS encoding catalase, translating to MDGKKNKKTEQLQSFTRENEGKEMTTNTGVKISNDENSLTASDRGPTLLEDFLMREKLSHFDRERIPERVVHARGYGAHGIFELYESLEELTMAHFLQDPSKKTPLFIRFSEVAGSKGANETNRDVRGFAVKFYTEEGNFDLVGNNIPIFFIQDGIKFPDLIHALKPEPHNEIPQGQTAHDTFWDFIANNQESAAMMMWIMSDRTIPRSFRMMQGFGVHTFRLVNRNGKSRFVKFHWKPKLGVHSLIWDEAQKLGGADPDYHRRDLWENINAGNYPEYELGIQILEEEDEFKYDFDILDATKIWPEEDFPVKIIGKMTLNRNVDNVFAETEQVALHPGSIVRGIDFTNDPLLQGRLFSYTDTQLARVGTNYQELPINRPICPFHNNQRDGASKYIIDKGKVAYHNNSLANNSPYTVPGTKGGFVTYPSTVSGHKTRETAASFKDHFSQARLFWNSMSHVEKIHIMQAFSFELGKVKSKSVRQQVVDMIGHISTELATLVAEAIGAKIPNVQESNVTKSSPALSMANTTFSPNTLRVGVIVANGYDGPSAQYIINQFKQVGLQPVIVSERLGIVQGTQNGQWEVNDTFLTGSPLLYDGLLLIGGKMDDHFLNKASSFVVESYNHFKPIGSFQNGSSIIQSLNIEGNPGVLIEQDPIRLANEFIKAMTKQRFWDRAYS from the coding sequence ATGGACGGCAAAAAAAATAAAAAGACAGAACAACTCCAATCTTTCACGCGTGAGAATGAAGGAAAAGAGATGACAACAAATACAGGTGTTAAAATTTCAAATGATGAAAACTCTTTAACTGCCAGTGATCGTGGCCCTACCCTTCTAGAAGATTTCCTTATGCGAGAAAAACTTTCTCACTTTGACCGTGAACGAATTCCAGAACGAGTCGTTCACGCACGAGGATACGGAGCACATGGCATTTTTGAGTTATATGAATCTTTAGAAGAGCTAACAATGGCCCACTTTCTACAAGACCCTTCAAAAAAAACACCGCTTTTTATTCGTTTCTCTGAAGTAGCTGGATCAAAAGGAGCAAATGAAACGAATCGAGATGTAAGAGGATTCGCCGTTAAATTTTATACAGAAGAAGGAAATTTTGATTTAGTAGGAAATAATATTCCCATTTTCTTTATTCAAGATGGCATTAAATTTCCTGATCTAATTCACGCCCTTAAACCAGAGCCACATAATGAAATTCCACAGGGCCAAACAGCACATGATACTTTTTGGGACTTCATCGCCAACAATCAAGAATCAGCTGCAATGATGATGTGGATTATGTCCGATCGTACAATTCCAAGAAGCTTTCGAATGATGCAAGGATTTGGAGTTCATACATTTCGTCTAGTTAATAGAAATGGAAAGTCACGATTCGTGAAATTCCATTGGAAACCAAAGCTCGGCGTTCATTCGTTAATTTGGGATGAAGCACAAAAACTAGGCGGTGCTGATCCAGATTACCATCGCCGTGATTTGTGGGAAAATATTAATGCTGGAAACTACCCTGAGTACGAACTTGGCATTCAAATTTTAGAAGAAGAGGACGAATTTAAATACGACTTCGATATATTAGATGCAACGAAAATTTGGCCTGAAGAAGATTTTCCCGTTAAAATCATTGGGAAAATGACCTTAAATCGCAATGTAGATAATGTATTCGCTGAAACTGAACAAGTGGCACTACACCCTGGAAGTATCGTCCGTGGTATTGACTTTACCAATGACCCTCTCTTACAAGGTAGACTCTTTTCTTATACAGACACACAATTAGCACGCGTTGGTACAAATTATCAAGAACTACCGATTAACCGCCCGATATGCCCATTTCATAACAACCAAAGAGATGGTGCGTCTAAATATATAATCGACAAAGGAAAAGTTGCCTACCATAACAATTCCTTAGCAAATAATTCTCCTTATACTGTACCTGGGACAAAGGGGGGATTCGTTACATATCCTTCTACTGTATCTGGTCATAAAACAAGGGAAACTGCTGCTAGCTTCAAAGACCACTTCTCTCAAGCTCGTTTATTTTGGAATAGTATGAGTCACGTCGAAAAAATCCACATTATGCAGGCTTTCTCCTTTGAATTAGGAAAAGTCAAAAGTAAATCTGTCCGCCAACAAGTCGTGGATATGATTGGACATATTAGTACAGAATTGGCTACTTTAGTTGCAGAAGCTATCGGGGCAAAAATCCCAAATGTGCAAGAATCCAACGTTACAAAATCATCTCCAGCACTCAGTATGGCAAATACGACCTTTAGTCCTAATACATTACGAGTAGGTGTCATTGTTGCAAATGGATATGATGGGCCCAGCGCACAATATATAATAAATCAGTTCAAACAAGTAGGTCTTCAACCAGTGATCGTTTCCGAACGATTAGGCATAGTGCAGGGAACGCAAAATGGACAGTGGGAAGTAAATGATACTTTCTTAACAGGCTCACCACTCCTTTATGATGGATTACTTCTTATCGGCGGAAAGATGGATGATCATTTTCTTAACAAAGCAAGTTCATTTGTCGTAGAATCATATAATCACTTTAAGCCAATTGGCTCCTTCCAAAACGGCTCGTCTATTATTCAATCTTTAAATATCGAAGGAAATCCTGGTGTTTTAATAGAACAAGACCCTATACGACTAGCAAATGAATTTATTAAAGCTATGACAAAACAACGCTTTTGGGATCGAGCATATTCATAA